The Streptomyces laurentii genome contains a region encoding:
- a CDS encoding regulator of polyketide synthase expression (PucR C-terminal helix-turn-helix domain; pfam13556;~Purine catabolism regulatory protein-like family; pfam07905;~Regulator of polyketide synthase expression [Streptomyces venezuelae ATCC10712];~identified by MetaGeneAnnotator; putative) gives MRLRALLENDALGLRLLYGENELDRTVRGVMTTDLKDPSRYLSGGELVLTGLAGLREPADAEVFVRAVTAAGVAAVAAGELDLADLPEDLVQVCARHGLPLFAVSQSVAFATITEHVVRQVSGERAGDLAAVVDRHRRLMTSGPAGGGPDAVLDLLGSDLDLRAWVLSPTGRRIASAGDPLDSERAATLAGEHLAATRAGRRAPHRVAAGGTTYSLFPIRNSGRAAAPGPRDVRETVLSDWLLAVEADAGEWPAARLDLLQGVTQLISVERDRRDAARTVRRRLAQEILELVQAGAAPAEIAARLRVAAPVLLPGFGNAPHWQVVVARVEWTQEPGQTPVDSGPVAQALLEEILVDPAATGADSADRIAVAHGGDEAIALVPLAAAPLPESEDGLSSAALGLHADSLLQAIRGPLSAGLAEDGRLTLGVSASVHSAEGLRGALEEARHARRVAAARPGRVCAAGHHELASHVLLLPFVPDDVRRAFTARLLDPLRDYDRRHRAELIPTLEAFLDSDGSWTRCATRLHLHVNTLRYRVGRIEQLTGRDLSRLEDKLDFFLALRMS, from the coding sequence ATGCGGCTGCGCGCACTGCTGGAGAACGACGCGCTGGGGCTGCGGCTGCTCTACGGCGAGAACGAGCTCGACCGGACCGTCCGCGGCGTGATGACCACGGACCTCAAGGACCCGAGCCGCTACCTGTCCGGCGGCGAGCTGGTCCTCACGGGCCTCGCCGGGCTGCGCGAGCCGGCCGACGCGGAGGTCTTCGTGCGGGCCGTGACCGCGGCCGGGGTGGCCGCGGTCGCCGCCGGCGAGCTGGATCTGGCGGACCTCCCGGAGGACCTCGTCCAGGTGTGCGCGCGGCACGGCCTCCCGCTGTTCGCGGTGAGCCAGTCCGTCGCGTTCGCGACGATCACCGAGCACGTCGTACGCCAGGTGTCCGGCGAGCGGGCGGGCGACCTGGCCGCCGTCGTGGACCGGCACCGGCGGCTGATGACCTCCGGTCCGGCGGGCGGCGGCCCCGACGCCGTCCTCGACCTGCTGGGCTCCGACCTCGACCTGCGGGCCTGGGTACTCTCCCCCACCGGCCGGCGGATCGCGAGTGCCGGCGACCCGCTCGACAGCGAGCGGGCCGCCACTCTGGCGGGCGAACACCTGGCCGCCACCCGTGCCGGGCGGCGTGCCCCGCACCGGGTCGCCGCGGGCGGCACGACGTACTCCCTCTTCCCGATCCGCAACAGCGGCCGCGCCGCCGCGCCGGGCCCGCGCGACGTGCGCGAGACGGTGCTGTCCGACTGGCTGCTCGCCGTCGAGGCCGACGCCGGCGAGTGGCCTGCCGCCCGGCTCGACCTGCTCCAGGGCGTCACCCAGCTGATCTCCGTGGAGCGCGACCGGCGCGACGCGGCCCGTACGGTACGGCGCCGGCTCGCCCAGGAGATCCTGGAGCTGGTGCAGGCGGGCGCGGCGCCCGCCGAGATCGCCGCCCGGCTGCGGGTGGCCGCGCCGGTGCTGCTGCCGGGCTTCGGCAACGCACCGCACTGGCAGGTCGTCGTGGCCCGCGTCGAGTGGACGCAGGAGCCGGGGCAGACCCCGGTCGACAGCGGGCCGGTCGCCCAGGCCCTGCTTGAGGAGATCCTGGTCGACCCGGCCGCCACGGGCGCCGACTCCGCCGACCGGATCGCGGTCGCGCACGGCGGCGACGAGGCCATCGCGCTCGTCCCGCTGGCCGCCGCGCCGCTGCCGGAGTCCGAGGACGGCCTGTCGTCCGCGGCCCTCGGCCTGCACGCCGACTCGCTGCTCCAGGCCATCCGCGGGCCGCTGTCCGCCGGGCTCGCCGAGGACGGGCGGCTCACCCTGGGCGTCAGCGCCTCGGTGCACTCCGCCGAGGGGCTGCGCGGCGCCCTGGAGGAGGCCCGGCACGCCCGCCGGGTCGCCGCCGCCCGCCCGGGCCGGGTGTGCGCGGCCGGCCACCACGAGCTGGCCTCGCACGTGCTGCTGCTGCCGTTCGTCCCGGACGACGTCCGGCGCGCCTTCACCGCCCGGCTCCTCGACCCGCTGCGCGACTACGACCGCCGGCACCGGGCCGAGCTGATCCCGACCCTGGAGGCGTTCCTCGACAGCGACGGCTCCTGGACCCGCTGCGCGACCCGCCTCCATCTGCACGTGAACACGCTGCGCTACCGGGTCGGGCGGATCGAACAGCTCACGGGCCGCGATCTGTCCCGGCTGGAGGACAAGCTGGACTTCTTCCTCGCGCTGCGGATGAGCTGA
- a CDS encoding carbon-monoxide dehydrogenase medium subunit (CO dehydrogenase flavoprotein C-terminal domain; cl08390;~FAD binding domain in molybdopterin dehydrogenase; pfam00941;~carbon-monoxide dehydrogenase medium subunit [Amycolatopsis mediterranei U32];~identified by MetaGeneAnnotator; putative), giving the protein MDFLRPAGWEEALALKAEHPAAVPLAGGTDVMVEINFDHRRPPYLLDLTRIGELNTWEVGEREVRLGASVPYTRIMENLRRELPGLALAAHTVASPQIRNRGGVGGNLGTASPAGDAHPALLAAGAEVEVASVRGSRRIPIDAFYTGVKRNALEPDELIKAIHIAKADGPQQFSKVGTRNAMVIAVCAFGLALHPETRTVRTGIGSAAPTPVRARVAEEFLTAALDEGGFWDNGKTVTPSIARRFAELASGACSPIDDVRGTAAYRRHAVGVMARRTLGWAWEQYRTGDGRTLEGAA; this is encoded by the coding sequence ATGGACTTCCTTCGCCCCGCCGGCTGGGAGGAGGCGCTCGCCCTCAAGGCGGAGCACCCCGCGGCCGTGCCCCTCGCGGGCGGTACGGACGTCATGGTCGAGATCAACTTCGACCACCGGCGCCCCCCGTACCTCCTCGACCTGACCCGGATCGGCGAGCTGAACACCTGGGAGGTCGGCGAGCGCGAGGTGCGGCTCGGCGCGTCCGTCCCGTACACCCGGATCATGGAGAACCTGCGCCGCGAACTGCCCGGCCTGGCGCTCGCCGCGCACACCGTCGCCTCCCCGCAGATCCGCAACCGCGGCGGCGTCGGCGGCAACCTGGGCACCGCCTCCCCGGCCGGCGACGCCCATCCCGCGCTGCTCGCGGCCGGCGCCGAGGTCGAGGTCGCGTCGGTGCGCGGCAGCCGCCGCATCCCCATCGATGCCTTCTACACCGGCGTGAAGCGCAACGCGCTGGAACCCGACGAACTCATCAAGGCCATCCACATCGCGAAGGCCGACGGCCCGCAGCAGTTCTCCAAGGTCGGCACCCGCAACGCGATGGTGATCGCCGTCTGCGCCTTCGGTCTCGCGCTGCACCCCGAGACCCGGACCGTGCGCACCGGCATCGGCTCCGCCGCGCCGACCCCCGTACGCGCGCGCGTCGCCGAGGAGTTCCTGACGGCGGCGCTCGACGAGGGCGGCTTCTGGGACAACGGGAAGACCGTCACCCCCTCGATCGCCCGCCGGTTCGCCGAGCTGGCGTCCGGCGCCTGCTCCCCGATCGACGACGTACGGGGCACCGCCGCGTACCGCCGGCACGCCGTGGGCGTCATGGCCCGGCGCACCCTCGGCTGGGCCTGGGAGCAGTACCGCACCGGCGACGGGCGCACCCTCGAAGGAGCTGCATGA
- a CDS encoding carbon-monoxide dehydrogenase small subunit (2Fe-2S iron-sulfur cluster binding domain. Iron-sulfur proteins play an important role in electron transfer processes and in various enzymatic reactions. The family includes plant and algal ferredoxins, which act as electron carriers in photosynthesis...; cl00159;~Aerobic-type carbon monoxide dehydrogenase, small subunit CoxS/CutS homologs [Energyproduction and conversion]; COG2080;~[2Fe-2S] binding domain; pfam01799;~carbon-monoxide dehydrogenase small subunit [Amycolatopsis mediterranei U32];~identified by MetaGeneAnnotator; putative) — protein sequence MRVHFTVNGRAQTADDVWEGESLLYVLRERLGLPGSKNACEQGECGSCTVRLDGVPVCACLVAAGQVEGRTVDTVEGLARYAEQREREREHGGDRGGTEPGTEARRPDGTSLDEARRWQARPEEDAPAGRSGAALSPVQQAFLDAGAVQCGFCTPGLLVAADDLLEHHPSPTDEDIREALSGNLCRCTGYEKILDAVRLAAARQESDQGNGRDGRDGSGGAAGSRTEEGPR from the coding sequence ATGCGAGTCCACTTCACCGTCAACGGCCGCGCGCAGACGGCCGACGACGTCTGGGAGGGCGAGTCCCTGCTGTACGTGCTGCGCGAGCGGCTGGGGCTCCCCGGCTCCAAGAACGCCTGTGAGCAGGGCGAATGCGGATCCTGCACGGTCCGGCTCGACGGGGTGCCGGTGTGCGCCTGCCTGGTCGCCGCCGGGCAGGTGGAGGGCCGTACGGTCGACACCGTCGAGGGGCTCGCCCGGTACGCCGAGCAGCGCGAGCGTGAGCGTGAGCACGGAGGGGATCGCGGGGGTACGGAGCCGGGGACCGAGGCGAGGAGGCCGGACGGCACCTCGCTCGACGAGGCACGCCGCTGGCAGGCCCGGCCCGAGGAGGACGCGCCCGCCGGCCGCTCCGGCGCCGCGCTGTCCCCCGTCCAGCAGGCGTTCCTCGACGCCGGCGCCGTCCAGTGCGGCTTCTGCACCCCCGGGCTCCTCGTCGCCGCCGACGACCTGCTGGAACACCACCCCTCGCCGACCGACGAGGACATCCGCGAGGCGCTCTCCGGCAACCTCTGCCGCTGTACCGGGTACGAGAAGATCCTCGACGCCGTCCGCCTCGCCGCCGCCCGCCAGGAGAGCGACCAGGGCAACGGCCGGGACGGTAGGGACGGTAGCGGGGGCGCCGCAGGCTCACGTACGGAGGAGGGACCGCGATGA
- a CDS encoding carbon-monoxide dehydrogenase large subunit (Aldehyde oxidase and xanthine dehydrogenase, a/b hammerhead domain; cl03161;~Molybdopterin-binding domain of aldehyde dehydrogenase; pfam02738;~carbon-monoxide dehydrogenase large subunit [Amycolatopsis mediterranei U32];~identified by MetaGeneAnnotator; putative;~xanthine dehydrogenase D subunit; TIGR03196), whose protein sequence is MTRPTRTAPAGTPTGLTQSHHRGGVGESTLRPDGTLKVTGEFAYSSDMWHEDMVWGHTLRSTVAHAEIVSLDITEAVATPGVYAVLTYDDLPADVKHYGLEIRDTPVLAHGKVRHHGEPVALVAADHPETARRAAARIRVEYRELPLVTDEASATAPGAPLIHEHRTDHYAAYVPHPNILHRQPIVRGDVAAARARADVIVEGEYTFGMQDQAFLGPESGLAVPAEDGGVDLYVATQWLHADLAQMAPVLGLPEDKVRMTLAGVGGAFGGREDISMQIHACLLALRTGKPVKMVYDRFESFFGHVHRHPAKLRYEHGATRDGKLTHLTCRIVLDGGAYASSSTAVVGNAASLGAGPYVVDAVDIEALALYTNNPPCGAMRGFGAVQACFAYEAQMDKLAARLGMDPVEFRQINAMEQGSLMPTGQRVDSPAPVAELLRRVKARPLPPERQWETTEGADVRQLPGGLSNTTHGEGVVRGVGYAVGIKNVGFSEGFDDYSTARVRLEVVGGEAVAVVHTAMAEVGQGGVTIQAQIARTELGVTQVTLHPADTRVGSAGSTSASRQTYVTGGAVKNTCEAVRERVFALGRRRFGAYHPAWATAELRLEGGKVVTDGGEVLAPLADVLGDEAIDLELVHRHRPTEPLDRRTGQGDGHLQYSFAAHRAVVEVDTELGLVKVVELACAQDVGKAVNPLSVVGQIQGGTTQGLGVAVMEEIVIDPATAKVRNPSFTDYLIPTILDTPTIPVDVLELADPHAPYGLRGVGEAPTLSSTPAVLAAIRAATGLELTKTPVRPEHLTGTA, encoded by the coding sequence ATGACCCGGCCCACACGCACCGCGCCCGCGGGCACCCCCACCGGCCTCACCCAGAGCCACCACCGCGGCGGCGTCGGCGAGTCCACCCTGCGCCCCGACGGCACCCTGAAGGTCACCGGCGAGTTCGCGTACTCCTCCGACATGTGGCACGAGGACATGGTGTGGGGCCACACCCTGCGGTCCACCGTCGCGCACGCCGAGATCGTGTCGCTCGACATCACCGAGGCCGTCGCCACCCCCGGCGTGTACGCCGTTCTCACCTACGACGACCTGCCGGCCGACGTGAAGCACTACGGCCTGGAGATCCGCGACACCCCGGTCCTCGCCCACGGCAAGGTGCGCCACCACGGCGAACCGGTCGCCCTGGTCGCCGCCGACCACCCCGAGACCGCGCGCCGGGCCGCCGCCCGCATCCGGGTCGAGTACCGCGAACTGCCGCTGGTCACGGACGAGGCCTCCGCCACCGCCCCCGGAGCCCCGCTGATCCACGAGCACCGCACCGACCACTACGCCGCGTACGTCCCGCACCCCAACATCCTGCACCGCCAGCCCATCGTGCGCGGCGACGTGGCGGCGGCGCGCGCACGGGCCGACGTGATCGTCGAGGGCGAGTACACCTTCGGCATGCAGGACCAGGCCTTCCTCGGCCCCGAGTCCGGCCTGGCGGTGCCCGCCGAGGACGGCGGCGTCGACCTCTACGTCGCCACCCAGTGGCTGCACGCCGACCTCGCCCAGATGGCCCCCGTCCTCGGCCTGCCCGAGGACAAGGTGCGGATGACGCTCGCCGGGGTCGGCGGCGCCTTCGGCGGCCGCGAGGACATCTCCATGCAGATCCACGCCTGCCTGCTCGCGCTGCGCACGGGCAAGCCCGTCAAGATGGTCTACGACCGCTTCGAGTCCTTCTTCGGCCACGTCCACCGCCACCCCGCGAAGCTGCGCTACGAGCACGGCGCCACCCGGGACGGCAAGCTCACCCACCTGACGTGCCGGATCGTGCTCGACGGCGGCGCGTACGCGTCGTCCTCCACGGCGGTCGTCGGCAACGCCGCCTCGCTGGGCGCCGGACCGTACGTCGTCGACGCCGTCGACATCGAGGCCCTCGCCCTCTACACCAACAACCCGCCCTGCGGCGCCATGCGCGGCTTCGGCGCGGTGCAGGCGTGCTTCGCGTACGAGGCGCAGATGGACAAGCTCGCGGCCCGGCTCGGCATGGACCCGGTGGAGTTCCGGCAGATCAACGCCATGGAGCAGGGTTCGCTCATGCCCACCGGCCAGCGCGTCGACTCCCCGGCACCGGTCGCCGAGCTGCTGCGCCGGGTCAAGGCCCGGCCGCTGCCGCCCGAGCGCCAGTGGGAGACCACCGAGGGCGCCGACGTCCGCCAGCTGCCCGGCGGCTTGTCCAACACCACCCACGGCGAGGGCGTGGTGCGAGGCGTCGGCTATGCCGTCGGCATCAAGAACGTCGGCTTCTCCGAGGGCTTCGACGACTACTCCACCGCCCGGGTCCGCCTGGAGGTGGTCGGCGGCGAGGCCGTCGCCGTCGTCCACACGGCCATGGCCGAGGTCGGGCAGGGCGGCGTCACCATCCAGGCCCAGATCGCCCGTACCGAGCTCGGCGTCACCCAGGTCACCCTCCATCCGGCCGACACCCGGGTCGGGTCCGCCGGTTCGACGTCCGCCTCCCGGCAGACGTACGTGACCGGCGGCGCGGTCAAGAACACCTGCGAGGCAGTCCGGGAGCGGGTCTTCGCCCTCGGCCGGCGCCGCTTCGGCGCGTACCACCCGGCGTGGGCGACCGCGGAACTGCGACTGGAGGGCGGCAAGGTCGTCACCGACGGCGGCGAGGTCCTGGCCCCGCTCGCCGACGTCCTCGGCGACGAGGCGATCGACCTGGAACTGGTCCACCGGCACCGGCCGACCGAACCACTCGACCGGCGTACGGGGCAGGGCGACGGCCACCTCCAGTACTCCTTCGCCGCGCACCGCGCGGTCGTCGAGGTCGACACCGAGCTGGGCCTGGTCAAGGTCGTCGAACTGGCCTGCGCGCAGGACGTCGGCAAGGCGGTCAACCCGCTGTCCGTCGTCGGCCAGATCCAGGGCGGCACCACCCAGGGCCTGGGCGTGGCGGTCATGGAGGAGATCGTGATCGACCCGGCGACCGCGAAGGTGCGCAACCCGTCCTTCACCGACTACCTCATCCCCACGATCCTCGACACGCCGACCATCCCGGTCGACGTGCTCGAACTCGCCGATCCCCACGCGCCGTACGGCCTGCGGGGCGTCGGCGAGGCGCCGACCCTGTCGTCGACCCCGGCCGTCCTCGCGGCGATCCGGGCGGCGACCGGGCTGGAACTGACGAAGACCCCGGTCCGGCCGGAGCACCTGACCGGCACGGCGTAG
- a CDS encoding xanthine/uracil/thiamine/ascorbate permease family protein (Xanthine or uracil or thiamine or ascorbate permease family protein [Streptomyces venezuelae ATCC10712];~Xanthine/uracil/vitamin C permease [Nucleotide transportand metabolism];~identified by MetaGeneAnnotator; putative), protein MEPGTPAEGAGSGPRHPADQSWLDRYFHISERGSSVGTELRGGVTTFMAMAYILLLNPLILSGKDIDGHVLGQPALITATALCASATTLLMGLWGKVPLALAAGLSVSGVMASQVVPVMTWPQAMGMAVAYGAVICLLVVTGLREMIMNAIPLGLKHAITIGIGLFITIIGFVKAGFVHENPAPGGGPVTLGPNGQLEGWPVLIFAITLLLIFALQAREIPGAILIGIIVGTGLAVLLNAVVNIPDKEWFAGPPVLHGGAVSMPDFSLLGNVTFRGWGDVGYLTITMIVFTLVLAGFFDAMATILGVGTEAELADAQGRMPGLSKALFIDGAGGVIGGVGSASGQTVFVESATGVGEGARTGLAAVITGGLFALCLFFTPLTAIVPQEVAAAALVVIGSMMMQNAKHVDWHDRSVAIPVFLTVVLMPFTYTITAGVAAGIISSTVIRTVQGRAREVGGLMWALTVVFVVYFAIHPIESWLGVG, encoded by the coding sequence GTGGAGCCGGGGACCCCGGCGGAGGGCGCGGGCAGCGGCCCGCGCCACCCCGCCGACCAGTCCTGGCTCGACCGCTACTTCCACATCTCGGAGCGAGGTTCCTCGGTCGGGACCGAGCTTCGCGGCGGCGTCACCACCTTCATGGCGATGGCGTACATCCTCCTGCTCAACCCCCTGATCCTGTCCGGCAAGGACATCGACGGCCATGTCCTCGGCCAGCCCGCGCTCATCACCGCCACGGCCCTGTGCGCGTCCGCCACCACCCTGCTGATGGGCCTGTGGGGCAAGGTCCCGCTGGCCCTCGCCGCCGGGCTCAGCGTCTCCGGTGTGATGGCCTCGCAGGTCGTCCCCGTCATGACGTGGCCGCAGGCCATGGGCATGGCGGTGGCGTACGGCGCGGTGATCTGCCTGCTGGTCGTCACCGGCCTGCGCGAGATGATCATGAACGCGATCCCGCTCGGCCTGAAACACGCCATCACCATCGGCATCGGCCTGTTCATCACGATCATCGGCTTCGTGAAGGCCGGCTTCGTGCACGAGAACCCGGCCCCGGGCGGCGGCCCCGTCACCCTCGGTCCGAACGGGCAGCTCGAAGGCTGGCCCGTCCTCATCTTCGCGATCACCCTGCTGCTCATTTTCGCGCTGCAGGCCCGCGAGATCCCCGGCGCCATCCTCATCGGCATCATCGTGGGCACCGGACTCGCCGTCCTGCTCAACGCCGTCGTGAACATCCCCGACAAGGAGTGGTTCGCCGGCCCGCCCGTCCTGCACGGCGGCGCCGTCTCCATGCCGGACTTCTCGCTCCTCGGCAACGTGACCTTCCGGGGCTGGGGCGACGTCGGCTATCTCACCATCACGATGATCGTCTTCACCCTGGTGCTGGCGGGCTTCTTCGACGCCATGGCGACCATCCTCGGCGTCGGTACGGAGGCCGAACTCGCCGACGCGCAGGGCCGGATGCCCGGTCTGTCCAAGGCCCTGTTCATCGACGGCGCCGGCGGCGTCATCGGCGGCGTGGGCAGCGCCTCCGGCCAGACCGTGTTCGTGGAGTCCGCCACCGGCGTCGGCGAGGGCGCCCGCACCGGCCTCGCCGCCGTGATCACCGGCGGACTGTTCGCGCTGTGCCTGTTCTTCACCCCCCTGACGGCGATCGTGCCGCAGGAGGTCGCCGCCGCGGCCCTGGTCGTCATCGGCTCGATGATGATGCAGAACGCCAAACACGTGGACTGGCACGACCGTTCGGTCGCGATCCCGGTCTTCCTCACCGTGGTCCTGATGCCCTTCACGTACACCATCACCGCGGGTGTCGCGGCCGGCATCATCTCGTCGACCGTCATCCGGACCGTGCAGGGCCGGGCCCGGGAGGTCGGCGGCCTGATGTGGGCGCTGACCGTCGTGTTCGTGGTCTACTTCGCGATCCATCCGATCGAGAGCTGGCTGGGCGTCGGCTGA
- a CDS encoding xanthine dehydrogenase accessory factor (XdhC Rossmann domain; pfam13478;~XdhC and CoxI family; pfam02625;~identified by MetaGeneAnnotator; putative;~xanthine dehydrogenase accessory factor [Streptomyces viridochromogenes DSM40736];~xanthine dehydrogenase accessory protein XdhC; TIGR02964), whose protein sequence is MLDIAEELHRWIARGRDAAVATVVAVGGSAPRQPGAALAVDRDGTAIGSVSGGCVEGAVYELCRQAIEDGRSVVERFGYSDEDAFAVGLTCGGVIDILVTPLRGPVLAEALEAAAAGLAAALARIVAGPREMLGRAMLVRPDGSVEGGFGGHPDLDRTVAGEARAMLDAGRTGTVEIGADGSRCGEPVTVLVESSVPAPRMIVFGAVDFAAALVKVGVFLGYHVTVCDARPVFATRARFPDADEIVVDWPHRYLESTEVDARTVLCVLTHDAKFDVPLLQAAFRLPVAYIGAMGSRRTHEDRERQLREAGVTEAELARLRSPIGLDLGARTPEETALSIAAEIVAARRGGSGAALTGADTPIHHDLPPALPGPAANSSDPSA, encoded by the coding sequence ATGCTGGACATCGCCGAGGAGCTGCACCGATGGATCGCGCGGGGACGCGACGCCGCCGTCGCCACCGTCGTGGCCGTCGGCGGCAGCGCGCCCCGGCAGCCCGGTGCCGCGCTCGCCGTGGACCGCGACGGCACGGCGATCGGGTCGGTGTCCGGCGGGTGCGTGGAGGGCGCCGTCTACGAGCTGTGCCGGCAGGCGATCGAGGACGGCCGCAGCGTCGTCGAACGCTTCGGCTACAGCGACGAGGACGCCTTCGCCGTCGGCCTGACCTGCGGCGGCGTCATCGACATCCTCGTCACCCCGCTCCGCGGCCCGGTCCTGGCCGAGGCGCTCGAAGCCGCCGCCGCGGGGCTGGCGGCGGCCCTTGCCCGGATCGTCGCCGGGCCGCGGGAGATGCTGGGCCGGGCGATGCTGGTACGCCCCGACGGCAGCGTCGAGGGCGGCTTCGGCGGCCACCCCGACCTGGACCGCACCGTCGCCGGCGAGGCGCGCGCGATGCTGGACGCGGGCCGCACGGGCACCGTGGAGATCGGCGCGGACGGCAGCCGCTGCGGGGAGCCGGTCACCGTCCTCGTGGAGTCCTCCGTCCCCGCCCCGCGCATGATCGTGTTCGGGGCCGTCGACTTCGCGGCCGCGCTGGTGAAGGTCGGCGTGTTCCTCGGCTACCACGTGACCGTCTGTGACGCCCGCCCCGTCTTCGCGACCCGGGCCCGCTTCCCGGACGCGGACGAGATCGTCGTCGACTGGCCGCACCGCTACCTGGAGTCGACCGAGGTCGACGCGCGCACCGTGCTGTGCGTGCTCACCCACGACGCCAAGTTCGACGTGCCGCTACTGCAGGCCGCGTTCCGGCTCCCCGTCGCCTACATCGGCGCGATGGGCTCCCGGCGCACCCACGAGGACCGGGAGCGGCAGCTGCGCGAGGCCGGGGTCACCGAGGCCGAACTCGCCCGGCTGCGCTCGCCGATAGGGCTCGACCTCGGGGCCCGTACGCCCGAGGAGACGGCCCTGTCCATCGCCGCCGAGATCGTCGCCGCCCGGCGCGGCGGCAGCGGGGCCGCCCTCACCGGCGCGGACACCCCGATCCACCACGACCTCCCGCCGGCCCTCCCGGGGCCCGCCGCCAACTCCTCGGATCCGTCCGCTTGA
- a CDS encoding merR family transcriptional regulator (DNA binding residues [nucleotide binding];~Helix-Turn-Helix DNA binding domain of MerR-like transcription regulators; cd00592;~MerR HTH family regulatory protein; pfam13411;~MerR family transcriptional regulator [Amycolatopsis mediterranei U32];~identified by MetaGeneAnnotator; putative), translated as MDSLLPIGELARRTGLSVKTIRAWSDAGLVPPDARTPAGYRRYGAEAAARLELIGTLRELGLDRAAIRAVLARESSPAEAAAGSTPRPWKWRSGRCAGARRS; from the coding sequence ATGGACAGCCTTCTCCCCATCGGCGAACTGGCCCGGCGCACCGGCCTGTCGGTCAAGACGATCCGTGCCTGGTCCGACGCCGGTCTCGTGCCCCCGGACGCCCGCACCCCGGCCGGATACCGCCGCTACGGCGCCGAGGCCGCCGCCCGCCTCGAACTCATCGGCACTCTGCGTGAGTTGGGCCTCGACCGGGCGGCCATCCGGGCCGTGCTGGCGCGCGAGTCGAGCCCGGCCGAGGCCGCGGCGGGGTCCACGCCGAGGCCCTGGAAGTGGAGATCCGGGCGCTGCGCCGGCGCCAGGCGGTCCTGA